TAGATGATGAGCCCGTATTTTCGACCCCCCATGTAGAATGCAGAACCAGCCcgacaaccccccccaaaacaccaaacagGAAATCAATCCAAAAAATCTACTCATACAACATGTCCCTCGTCATCCTTCTCAAAATCCATTCATTTTCCCATTGCTACCTCCTGCTGGGAGTCGCAACGGTAGCACACTCAAGCTCCCTTGCGAGTGCCCATGTCCTGGCCAAGGCATTGGGCTCAGGGCCGAGCTCGGAGTCGGAATATCCTGGCTCGAGTTCACAGAGTGCATGCTGCCCGCCGTGGTGAGGCTCGCTGTTGTCGAGGTGGAGTTCATAGTTCCGTGCCTCGACATGCCTAGCCCTCCCATGGAGAGCAAGGTATCCGCTCGTTCAAATACATTGCCCTGGAACGCCGCCGCAAACGAAGCGCTCTGTGGGGTGGAAGGCACAGTCGCCTGGACTGCCGGACCCAAGGCGGCACTCTGCGGCGTCATCGGCAATGGTTGCCAGTTGTAAGGACTCAAATTCTCCGACCCATGATTAGGCCCATGCCCATGGTTTCCGTGATGGCCATGGTGCCCATGATGATGCCCTTGTCGTGTAAAATATGCCCAAGGACTCGAGTGTATCAGGTCACATGTTTCCTTCATGCTCTGATGAACCGGTCGCAACCTCGACCTGGTGTCTATTGGCAGTTGAACCTCGCTTTGAAGTTGCTTGATCTTTGTGACCAGCATGTACCAGGAATCAATGAAACTGCTGCACAGGCCCCAAAACGGCGCCTGTGTCCTGATCCCTGGCTCCTTAAGCTTGATCGTCGACAGCTTCTGCTTCAAACTCTCTGTTTGCTGAATTGAGACTGTACACCGGTGGATCAACATCTTCCAGGGCTGCACAACGTGCTCGGGGGCTCGCTGCGCCATTGCCAGTCTCATCGACGATGAAAGCTGCTGACTTAGTTGGGGTAGTATCCGCATGACTAGATCCGCCGTTTTGGTTAATGAGAGGAAAATCCGTTCAAAGACGCGGTCCTCCTCGGTAAAGTCAGCCGACAGGTTTCGGACACCTGACGTGCTGTTGGAAGCAAACGACTCCCCTGAGCGGGGTGTGGCAGCGCTCATAATGGCTGTCCTGCTGGAGCCATTGACAAATGGCCCGAGAGGAACATCGGTGGTCACCCGGAGGCTGCTCGGGTGGTGGACAAATGTCCCGTTCCGCGACCTGTTGTTGATCATAGCCGGGCGGTCGGCCGTGGGAGGAACAAAAGAATTCTCCCGCGAGTGAGGGCGGAGGGTTTCGCCGGGGTCCGTTCGCATATGCGGCGGCAGAGACCGCGGAGCGACCTGTGAGCATGTCACACGCAGCTCCATTATGCTATTATAGAGCTGCGTCAACAGAGTCCGAATGTACCGCGGGTCGCCATTGTCCAGAAAAAGGTCAACGTTGCTCATCAACAGCGAGCAGACGTGCGTGTAGGCATTGATCAGCGTGATGCATGCCCTTTGCACGTTTTCGTTTTCCCTCGAACCCCCAGCATCCATCGCCTGGTCATGCTTCTGaatctccagctccagctgtTCCACATGGGCGTTGGTGTTGTAAAAGACAATCTCCAAAGAGTTGGACCGGCGCGAGGTTCCGTCGTTGGTCAGACCGATCAACATTTGGATCATCGGATGGATCTGGAAGATGGAATACAAAATGCCCTTGGAAGCTTCCAGCACCGGATCAAACACCTTGGACTCCCGTCTCCTCTCTGGCAGGATAGACAGCCTGCGCACGTAAACGGGCCGTTGCAGTGCCGGTTCGGGCGGGCTTGTGACGTTTGGACTCTGCACCTGCATGACGGTCCCGTTCCCTTGCATGGCGGATCCATGACTGAGCCCGCGGTAATGGCTGAACCGGTTTGTACCCTCGATTTCCTCCAAAGTGCTGAGCTCTGACCGCTTTGACACAATGCCCATCCGCCGTGACCTGCTTTCGGACCGCTCCCTGCTTGAGGTTTGCACAATCGTCTCTGAATTGCTGCGCACCCGTTCGTTTGGGTTACCGATGGTCAGCGGCATGACTCCAGGTCTCCGCTGTGCTCCATTTTGCTGAGAGAGTCCACGATAGTGTGAGCGCGAGGGAATTGGTGGAGGGCGAGTAAGAGCCGGTGATCGAAGATCGGGCATATCGCTGCCGTTGACCCGGACGGGGAATCGACCACTGAATACTCGCTTGATTGTTGGCCGTGGTGTTTCGGTTCCTTCCGCATCGTCTCCCACCGAATCGGAATCACCACGCCCATTCATACTTGAAGCCGTGAGCTTGAGAAACTTCTTGATGCGTGTCGTCAGGGCCACCTCGGTCATGTCACTCTCCTTGGCCGCTCCAGCGTTATCTCCGCCACTATCCCAGATCTCCCGGGGCGGAAACTCCAGGGGGTTGCCCTCGAGTTTGATGACCGACAGTGACGGCATTTCGGCAAGACACAGCGGCAGCTTCGTGATTTGGTTCTTGTGAATCGAGAAGACCTTGAGGGACGACAGCTTGATGATTTCTGGCGGCAGAGTTTGCAACTGATTTCGGCCCAGATCAAGAATCTCCAGGGATTTTAGGTCGCAGAGCtag
This window of the Podospora pseudoanserina strain CBS 124.78 chromosome 3, whole genome shotgun sequence genome carries:
- the SOG2_2 gene encoding RAM signaling network component (COG:S; EggNog:ENOG503NWQU) — encoded protein: MDFPRGLPDNPAHARRAVEAAARANPVPPPPVPSIKDVPSNTNLSASGPISSSQVLALAREAMRAAHENEAKAAAASGVSNTLPKPGLTIDLSRKKIAKLPEEIVDIIKDELERLALSHNYLETIPSRLPECTSLRYLNVRQNQIKEFPLALCDLKSLEILDLGRNQLQTLPPEIIKLSSLKVFSIHKNQITKLPLCLAEMPSLSVIKLEGNPLEFPPREIWDSGGDNAGAAKESDMTEVALTTRIKKFLKLTASSMNGRGDSDSVGDDAEGTETPRPTIKRVFSGRFPVRVNGSDMPDLRSPALTRPPPIPSRSHYRGLSQQNGAQRRPGVMPLTIGNPNERVRSNSETIVQTSSRERSESRSRRMGIVSKRSELSTLEEIEGTNRFSHYRGLSHGSAMQGNGTVMQVQSPNVTSPPEPALQRPVYVRRLSILPERRRESKVFDPVLEASKGILYSIFQIHPMIQMLIGLTNDGTSRRSNSLEIVFYNTNAHVEQLELEIQKHDQAMDAGGSRENENVQRACITLINAYTHVCSLLMSNVDLFLDNGDPRYIRTLLTQLYNSIMELRVTCSQVAPRSLPPHMRTDPGETLRPHSRENSFVPPTADRPAMINNRSRNGTFVHHPSSLRVTTDVPLGPFVNGSSRTAIMSAATPRSGESFASNSTSGVRNLSADFTEEDRVFERIFLSLTKTADLVMRILPQLSQQLSSSMRLAMAQRAPEHVVQPWKMLIHRCTVSIQQTESLKQKLSTIKLKEPGIRTQAPFWGLCSSFIDSWYMLVTKIKQLQSEVQLPIDTRSRLRPVHQSMKETCDLIHSSPWAYFTRQGHHHGHHGHHGNHGHGPNHGSENLSPYNWQPLPMTPQSAALGPAVQATVPSTPQSASFAAAFQGNVFERADTLLSMGGLGMSRHGTMNSTSTTASLTTAGSMHSVNSSQDIPTPSSALSPMPWPGHGHSQGSLSVLPLRLPAGGSNGKMNGF